The Acidicapsa acidisoli genome contains a region encoding:
- a CDS encoding response regulator, translated as MEQLTESPQTATLKVLVIDDNEAHAEGLAELLGLAGFEATHVLTGAEGIETARRLSVDAVLLDMNLPDMNGFEVCRRLRRDPQTTNIAVVFHTAQGSVPGARHEGDAFLTYPVAMSEVYSVIRASVERRKNRFGKIVEWPA; from the coding sequence ATGGAACAGCTTACGGAGTCTCCGCAAACGGCGACTCTTAAGGTTCTCGTGATCGACGACAACGAGGCTCATGCGGAGGGCCTCGCCGAATTGCTGGGCCTTGCCGGCTTCGAGGCGACGCACGTACTGACTGGCGCCGAGGGCATCGAGACGGCGCGCAGGCTCTCGGTCGACGCAGTTCTACTCGATATGAATCTGCCGGACATGAACGGATTTGAGGTCTGCCGCAGGCTTCGCCGTGATCCGCAGACGACCAATATCGCGGTCGTATTCCACACCGCGCAGGGCTCCGTGCCTGGCGCGCGGCACGAGGGAGACGCATTCCTGACCTACCCAGTGGCGATGAGCGAGGTTTATTCGGTGATTCGGGCCAGTGTGGAGCGCCGCAAAAACCGCTTCGGGAAGATCGTCGAGTGGCCTGCCTGA
- a CDS encoding S1 family peptidase, whose product MHARLRTLVLAALLSLLCASAIGQNGFQVNFEAVRKSIVFLYARGADGRTQPDGTGFLIGIPSKTKPNRKYIFLVTARHIVDPFWTGCPAKNQGIVARFNKKVFDAKTDESGTVDYDLPGDPLKGFKWIMPNDDSADLAFILLNAGKIDALGADYNVIGLNEFPKAVELDTMDTGSQIVSAGLFPGASGKKRNYPIFKFGYVSSRPQEKIGFKGCPNGREIQASEWMIAASLVPGNSGSPILYVPNGASSASNGPSRAVVIGVQSTSFIGWDIAGMAPIQFLKDALKISNLPDLDLSEIEN is encoded by the coding sequence ATGCACGCAAGATTGCGAACGTTGGTCCTGGCGGCGCTGTTGAGCCTGCTCTGCGCATCTGCTATTGGACAGAACGGATTCCAGGTCAATTTTGAAGCCGTTCGCAAATCCATCGTCTTCCTCTATGCGCGGGGTGCCGACGGCCGGACGCAGCCCGATGGAACCGGATTTCTGATCGGCATTCCAAGCAAGACAAAACCCAATCGCAAGTATATCTTCCTGGTAACGGCTCGCCATATCGTCGATCCGTTCTGGACCGGGTGCCCAGCCAAAAACCAGGGCATCGTCGCGCGATTCAACAAGAAAGTCTTCGACGCAAAGACGGATGAATCAGGAACCGTGGACTATGACCTGCCCGGCGATCCTCTGAAGGGCTTCAAGTGGATCATGCCCAACGACGACTCGGCGGACCTCGCGTTCATCCTGTTGAACGCCGGCAAGATCGATGCGTTAGGCGCCGACTATAACGTCATTGGATTGAACGAATTCCCGAAAGCCGTCGAGCTCGACACCATGGATACGGGATCGCAGATTGTATCTGCCGGGTTGTTTCCAGGAGCCTCGGGGAAAAAACGCAATTATCCCATCTTCAAATTTGGCTATGTCTCCAGCCGTCCGCAGGAGAAGATTGGCTTCAAAGGCTGCCCGAACGGCCGGGAAATTCAAGCGTCGGAATGGATGATCGCGGCGAGTCTCGTGCCGGGTAACAGTGGATCGCCCATCCTGTATGTGCCGAACGGTGCAAGCAGCGCGTCCAACGGCCCCAGTAGAGCTGTTGTGATCGGGGTCCAGTCTACGTCCTTTATCGGGTGGGATATCGCGGGCATGGCTCCGATTCAGTTTCTGAAGGATGCGCTGAAGATCTCCAACTTACCAGACCTGGATCTATCGGAGATTGAGAATTAG